Proteins from one Microcoleus sp. FACHB-672 genomic window:
- the bioF gene encoding 8-amino-7-oxononanoate synthase produces MATDPYAWIEQSLATIHRAGWYRSVQTIENRPGATVLLEGREVINFAGNDYLGLAGDPRLIQAAINATQEYGTGSTGSRLITGHRELHRQLESAIAELKQTEDALVFSSGYLANLGAITALVGKRDLILGDQYNHSSLKNGAILSGATVLEYRHNDIEDLKNQLNQHRQLHRRCLILTDSVFSMDGDICQLPQLLEVAEAFSSMLLVDEAHGTGVFGTRGAGCVEHFGCTGRSLIQMGTLSKALGSLGGYIAGSAALIDFLRNRAPSWIYTTGLSPADTAAALAAIAIVQQEPERRSRLWQNVADLQQLLKAVGIVPLFQESPIVCVPVKDAQEALSTGKYLKERGIFAGTIRPPTVPTSRIRITLMATHEPIHIQQLVAALTC; encoded by the coding sequence GTGGCAACAGATCCTTATGCTTGGATAGAACAATCTTTGGCGACGATTCATCGCGCCGGCTGGTATCGTTCTGTGCAAACAATTGAAAACCGCCCCGGTGCAACTGTTTTGCTAGAAGGGCGTGAGGTAATCAACTTTGCCGGCAATGATTATCTCGGACTTGCCGGTGATCCGCGCTTAATTCAAGCCGCAATTAATGCTACACAAGAATACGGCACCGGCAGCACCGGCTCTCGATTAATTACGGGGCATCGGGAATTGCACCGGCAGCTAGAATCTGCAATTGCCGAGTTGAAGCAAACCGAAGATGCCCTCGTTTTCAGTTCCGGTTATCTGGCAAATTTGGGGGCGATCACTGCTTTAGTTGGCAAACGCGACTTGATTCTGGGCGATCAATACAATCACTCCAGCCTGAAAAATGGGGCGATTTTGAGTGGTGCAACGGTTTTGGAGTATCGGCACAATGATATTGAAGATTTAAAAAATCAACTCAATCAACACCGGCAACTTCACCGACGCTGCCTGATTCTTACGGACAGCGTTTTCAGTATGGACGGGGATATTTGTCAATTACCGCAGCTTTTGGAAGTGGCTGAAGCGTTTAGCTCGATGCTGCTGGTGGATGAAGCGCATGGCACCGGCGTTTTCGGAACAAGGGGTGCCGGTTGTGTTGAACATTTTGGCTGCACAGGGCGATCGCTGATTCAAATGGGCACCCTCAGCAAAGCCTTGGGCAGTTTAGGTGGATATATTGCCGGTTCTGCAGCTTTGATAGACTTTTTGCGAAATCGCGCACCGAGCTGGATTTATACAACCGGACTATCGCCGGCAGACACAGCAGCCGCATTAGCAGCGATTGCTATTGTCCAACAAGAACCGGAACGCCGCAGCCGGTTATGGCAAAATGTGGCTGATTTGCAACAGTTGCTCAAAGCAGTTGGGATTGTTCCGCTATTTCAAGAGTCTCCTATTGTGTGTGTGCCGGTGAAAGATGCCCAAGAAGCGCTCTCTACTGGAAAATACTTGAAAGAAAGGGGAATTTTTGCCGGCACTATTCGCCCTCCCACTGTTCCCACGAGTAGAATTCGGATCACATTAATGGCAACCCATGAGCCGATACATATTCAACAATTAGTTGCCGCTCTAACCTGTTAA
- the pyrE gene encoding orotate phosphoribosyltransferase, with amino-acid sequence MSDLCVATADLTTLRRQLLDLFCELAYQEGDFVLSSGQPSSYYINGKLVTLHAEGALATGRLLLSMLPADTQAVAGLTLGADPIVTAVSVVSAYESRPIPALIIRKEAKGHGTKAYIEGPALPEGAKVVVLEDVVTTGASAMKAVERLRDAGYSVDSVISLIDRLQGGAELYEQAGLKFEAVFTIEAIQSRWKQLQT; translated from the coding sequence ATGAGCGATCTTTGCGTGGCTACTGCCGATTTAACAACGCTGCGCCGGCAACTTTTGGATTTATTCTGTGAGCTGGCTTATCAAGAAGGAGACTTTGTGCTTTCTTCGGGGCAGCCTAGCTCTTATTACATTAATGGTAAGCTCGTGACACTGCACGCCGAAGGTGCCTTAGCGACGGGTCGTTTGCTGCTGTCTATGCTGCCGGCAGATACGCAAGCCGTTGCCGGTTTGACATTGGGTGCCGATCCGATTGTAACGGCGGTGAGCGTTGTTTCTGCCTATGAAAGTCGGCCTATCCCAGCCCTAATTATCCGGAAAGAAGCGAAGGGACATGGGACAAAAGCCTATATTGAAGGGCCGGCTTTGCCAGAGGGGGCGAAGGTTGTCGTTTTGGAAGATGTTGTGACAACCGGCGCATCGGCAATGAAAGCCGTTGAGCGGCTGCGGGATGCCGGTTACAGTGTTGATTCCGTCATTTCGTTAATAGATCGGCTCCAAGGCGGTGCGGAACTATATGAGCAAGCGGGATTAAAATTTGAAGCCGTGTTTACCATTGAGGCAATTCAGAGCCGGTGGAAGCAACTGCAAACTTAA
- a CDS encoding DUF262 domain-containing protein: protein MNSELQNIDVIETDEDTAEEDSGDSGGLYPYDPTEADIDIRDEPHTIFELLRKYDSDKLIIDPDFQRNVVWELDKKSKFIESVILNFPLPPWYLNQTKEGKLIIVDGLQRTTALHEFVNDQFKLSGLEALTKLNGYTFSELKELPGDYQTRIEDKKLYIYLIKPSVPVKVVYDIFNRVNTGGTKLERQEVRNCIFSGKSTKLLKQLSEKEYFIKAIDKGVSPKRMKDREVILRYLAFKLFDYEKNYQGDMSDFVERAMKKINLMDDLEIDLLKNDFERVMNLTFEFFGSKNFRLPSGKNRGRINIAIFESVCYFFSGRSDKFLQPHKKSIQDNFIKLLENPEYFDAIRYSTSSKSKVITRFKLAQDILGDVENAN from the coding sequence ATGAATAGTGAACTCCAAAATATCGATGTCATTGAAACAGATGAGGATACTGCTGAAGAGGATAGTGGTGATAGTGGGGGATTGTATCCTTACGATCCAACGGAAGCCGATATTGATATTAGAGATGAGCCTCACACTATTTTTGAGTTATTGAGGAAATATGACAGTGACAAGCTTATTATCGATCCAGATTTTCAACGCAATGTAGTTTGGGAATTAGACAAAAAAAGTAAATTTATTGAATCTGTTATCCTAAATTTCCCCCTTCCTCCCTGGTATTTAAATCAAACAAAAGAGGGGAAACTAATTATTGTAGACGGTCTACAGCGGACTACAGCTTTACATGAATTTGTTAACGATCAATTTAAGTTAAGTGGTTTAGAAGCATTAACTAAGTTGAATGGCTACACCTTTTCAGAACTTAAAGAACTACCTGGTGACTATCAAACAAGGATTGAAGATAAAAAACTTTACATATATCTTATTAAGCCCTCGGTTCCCGTTAAAGTTGTCTATGATATTTTCAATAGAGTTAACACAGGAGGAACTAAACTTGAACGTCAAGAAGTTAGAAACTGTATTTTTTCAGGAAAATCAACCAAGCTGCTAAAACAGTTATCAGAAAAAGAATATTTTATAAAGGCTATAGACAAGGGTGTTTCACCCAAAAGAATGAAGGATAGAGAAGTCATTTTGCGTTACTTGGCTTTTAAACTCTTTGATTATGAAAAAAATTATCAAGGTGATATGAGTGATTTTGTAGAGAGAGCTATGAAAAAAATTAATTTAATGGATGATCTAGAAATAGATCTATTAAAAAATGATTTTGAGCGAGTAATGAATTTAACTTTTGAATTTTTTGGTTCTAAAAATTTTCGTTTGCCCTCGGGGAAAAATAGGGGAAGAATAAATATCGCAATTTTTGAATCTGTGTGTTATTTTTTTTCTGGCAGGAGCGATAAGTTTTTACAACCTCACAAGAAGTCTATTCAAGATAACTTTATTAAATTGCTTGAAAATCCAGAATACTTTGACGCTATAAGGTATTCCACGAGTAGCAAATCTAAAGTTATTACCCGCTTTAAACTAGCACAAGATATTTTAGGAGACGTAGAAAATGCTAACTAA